The Anas platyrhynchos isolate ZD024472 breed Pekin duck chromosome 3, IASCAAS_PekinDuck_T2T, whole genome shotgun sequence genome includes a window with the following:
- the MPV17 gene encoding mitochondrial inner membrane protein Mpv17 isoform X2 codes for MARRWGRLLAARGWAGAALTAGALMGAGDVIAQQLVERRGLRQHHAKRTLKMMAIGCCFVGPVVGGWYKVLDRLVPGATKAVAVKKMVLDQGGFAPCFLGCFLGITGAVNGLSVEENWSKIQQDYVDALLTNYCIWPPVQVANFYFVPLSHRLAVVQCVAIVWNCYLSWKANRL; via the exons ATGGCGCGGCGCTGGGGGCGGCTCCTGGCGGCGCGGGGCTGGGCCGGGGCCGCGCTCACCGCGG GGGCCCTGATGGGAGCCGGGGACGTGATCGCGCAGCAGCTGGTGGAGCGGCGGGGGCTGCGCCAGCACCACGCCAAACGCACCCTGAAGATGATGGCCATCGGCTGCTGCTTCGTG GGCCCCGTGGTGGGCGGGTGGTACAAGGTGCTGGACCGGCTCGTCCCGGGGGCCACGAAGGCTGTGGCTGTGAAGAAGATGGTCCTGGACCAG GGTGGGTTTGCACCGTGCTTCCTCGGCTGCTTCCTCGGCATCACGGGGGCCGTGAACGGTCTGTCTGTGGAGGAAAACTGGTCCAAGATCCAGCAG GACTACGTGGACGCTCTGCTCACCAACTACTGC ATCTGGCCCCCGGTGCAGGTTGCCAACTTCTACTTCGTCCCCCTGAGCCACAG GCTGGCGGTTGTCCAGTGCGTGGCCATCGTCTGGAACTGCTACCTGTCCTGGAAGGCAAACCGGCTGTGA
- the MPV17 gene encoding mitochondrial inner membrane protein Mpv17 isoform X1 yields the protein MCGVGVWGPGEQRLWGWGVSGLLLPAVPGLGPALWLLGLSRGGCGVPALPGTLLGALLSPAPSAHRGEELRLGTAVSGTGGCWGCWPWSRELAVPWVSKKGAERRGAGALPGNCLIRSIRSKWGARRGWGKERGAKGVASKRSGVWDGAGAAKSPAGLHPAGRAGTQQWSSHRYGNTAPSRAKGRGAARNRPRAQHPREGALGGLGGSTQHPGALPLSRAARRGPDGSRGRDRAAAGGAAGAAPAPRQTHPEDDGHRLLLRGPRGGRVVQGAGPARPGGHEGCGCEEDGPGPGWVCTVLPRLLPRHHGGRERSVCGGKLVQDPAGLRGRSAHQLLRKCCHEVKATAEPPCPGCRAGSAHQQDRAGLLRVPSGHPVPCLGAALGSDLAPGAGCQLLLRPPEPQAGGCPVRGHRLELLPVLEGKPAVRGGSRGCPRSPCAA from the exons ATGTGTGGGGTGGGTGTGTGGGGTCCGGGGGAGCAGcgcctgtggggctggggggtgtcgggtctgctgctgcctgcagtgccTGGGCTGGGCCCTGCTctctggctgctggggctgtcacggggaggctgtggggtcccGGCACTCCCGGGGACACTTCTTGGGGCTCTGCTGTCCCCAGCGCCCTCAGCACACCGGGGCGAGGAGCTGCGTCTGGGGACAGCGGTGTCGGGCACGGGGggatgctggggctgctggccctGGAGCCGTGAGCTCGCTGTGCCCTGGGTTTCCAAGAAGGGAGCAGAAAGGCGGGGGGCTGGAGCCCTGCCTGGGAACTGTCTCATCAGGAGCATTAGGAGCAAGTGGGGAGCCCGCAgaggctgggggaaggagcgCGGAGCCAAGGGAGTTGCGTCGAAGAGGTCAGGGGTGTGGGATGGGGCGGGGGCTGCCAAAAGCCCCGCTGGGCTGCACCCCGCAGGGCGCGCGGGGACACAGCAGTGGTCCTCACACCGATATGGAAACACGGCCCCGAGCCGTGCCAAGGGCCGGGGAGCTGCGAGGAACCGGCCCCGGGCCCAGCACCCGAGGGAAGGAGCGCTCGGAGGCCTcgggggcagcacccagcaccccggggcGCTGCCCCTGAGCCGTGCCGCTCGCAGGGGCCCTGATGGGAGCCGGGGACGTGATCGCGCAGCAGCTGGTGGAGCGGCGGGGGCTGCGCCAGCACCACGCCAAACGCACCCTGAAGATGATGGCCATCGGCTGCTGCTTCGTG GGCCCCGTGGTGGGCGGGTGGTACAAGGTGCTGGACCGGCTCGTCCCGGGGGCCACGAAGGCTGTGGCTGTGAAGAAGATGGTCCTGGACCAG GGTGGGTTTGCACCGTGCTTCCTCGGCTGCTTCCTCGGCATCACGGGGGCCGTGAACGGTCTGTCTGTGGAGGAAAACTGGTCCAAGATCCAGCAG GACTACGTGGACGCTCTGCTCACCAACTACTGCGTAAGTGCTGCCATGAGGTGAAGGCCACCGCCGAGCCTCCCTGCCCCGGCTGCCGTGCTGGCTCTGCCCACCAGCAGGACAGGGCTGGGCTCCTCCGTGTCCCCAGCGGCCACCCCGTGCCCTGCctgggggctgccctgggctcaG ATCTGGCCCCCGGTGCAGGTTGCCAACTTCTACTTCGTCCCCCTGAGCCACAG GCTGGCGGTTGTCCAGTGCGTGGCCATCGTCTGGAACTGCTACCTGTCCTGGAAGGCAAACCGGCTGTGAGGGGAgggtcccggggctgcccccgctCCCCGTGTGCCGCCTGA
- the UCN gene encoding urocortin, with protein MRRALLTLLLLLARPPPAAARPARPDGTVPGAAAGAGAGAEARGRPVWPPLALPPPEPWRARRDEPPPLSIDLTFHLLRHLLLLARAQSQRAQADSNRLILDAVGR; from the coding sequence ATGCGGCGGGCGCTGCtcaccctcctgctgctgctcgcccgcccgccgcccgccgccgcccgccccgcgcgccCCGACGGCACCGTCCCGGGGGCCGccgcgggggccggggccggggccgaggCGCGGGGCCGCCCGGTGTGGCCGCCGCTGGCGCTGCCGCCCCCGGAGCCGTGGCGGGCGCGGCGGGACGAGCCGCCGCCGCTCTCCATCGACCTCACCTTCCACCTCCTGCGGCACCTCCTGCTGCTCGCCCGCGCCCAGAGCCAGCGCGCCCAGGCCGACAGCAACCGCCTCATCCTCGACGCCGTGGGCCGCTGA
- the TRIM54 gene encoding tripartite motif-containing protein 54 isoform X2, whose product MNFAVGLKPLLAEARSMESLEKQLICPICLEMFTKPVVILPCQHNLCRKCANDVFQASNPLWQSRGSSAVPSGGRFRCPSCRHEVVLDRHGVYGLQRNLLVENIIDIYKQESARPLHAKAEQHLMCEEHEDERINIYCLRCEAPTCSLCKVFGAHKDCEVAPLPAVYQRQKSELSDGIAMLVAGNDRIQAIITQMEEICRTIEENGRRQKQHLGLRFDSLYSILEERKKELLQSIAREQEEKVQRVRGLIRQYGDHLEASSKLVETAIQAMEEPQMAVYLQHSKELLKKITDMSKVSMSSRPEPGYENMDHFSINVDYVAEMLRTIEFQTEPLGEEEGDGPMEGSEAAADEDRLDSLEAPEAAEDVGPRQKPASSPHGQH is encoded by the exons ATGAACTTCGCGGTGGGGCTGAAGCCGCTGCTGGCGGAGGCGCGGAGCATGGAGAGCCTGGAGAAGCAGCTCATCTGCCCCATCTGCCTGGAGATGTTCACCAAGCCCGTGGTcatcctgccctgccagcacaaCCTGTGCCGCAAGTGCGCCAACGACGTCTTCCAG GCCTCCAACCCGCTGTGGCAGTCGCGGGGCTCCAGCGCGGTGCCGTCGGGCGGCCGGTTCCGGTGCCCGTCGTGCCGCCACGAGGTGGTGCTGGACCGGCACGGGGTGTACGGGCTGCAGCGGAACctgctggtggagaacatcatcgACATCTACAAGCAGGAGTCGGCCAG GCCCCTGCACGCCAAGGCGGAGCAGCACCTGATGTGCGAGGAGCACGAGGACGAGCGGATCAACATCTACTGCCTGCGCTGCGAGGCGCCCACCTGCTCCCTCTGCAAGGTCTTCGGGGCGCACAAGGACTGCGAGGTTGCGCCGCTGCCCGCGGTCTACCAGCGCCAGAAG AGCGAGCTCAGCGATGGCATTGCCATGCTGGTGGCGGGGAACGACCGCATCCAGGCCATCATCACCCAGATGGAGGAGATCTGCCGGACCATTGAg GAGAACGGTCGGCGGCAGAAACAGCACCTGGGGCTGCGCTTCGACTCGCTGTACAGCAtcctggaggagaggaagaaggagctgctgcagagcatcgcgcgggagcaggaggagaaagtgCAGCGTGTGCGGGGCCTCATCCGCCAGTACGGCGACCACCTGGAGGCTTCCTCCAAGCTGGTGGAGACAGCCATCCAGGCCATGGAGGAGCCCCAGATGGCAGTGTATCTGCAG CACTCCAAGGAGCTCCTGAAGAA GATCACAGACATGTCCAAGGTGTCGATGAGCAGCCGCCCAGAGCCTGGCTACGAGAACATGGACCACTTCTCCATCAATGTGGACTATGTGGCAGAGATGCTGAGGACCATCGAGTTCCAGACAG AGCCactgggagaggaggagggggacGGCCCCATGGAGGGCAGCGAGGCTGCGGCGGATGAGGACCGGCTGGACAGCCTGGAGGCACCCGAGGCTGCTGAGG ATGTGGGGCCGAGGCAGAAGCCAGCAAGCTCTCCACATG GTCAGCACTGA
- the TRIM54 gene encoding tripartite motif-containing protein 54 isoform X1, protein MNFAVGLKPLLAEARSMESLEKQLICPICLEMFTKPVVILPCQHNLCRKCANDVFQASNPLWQSRGSSAVPSGGRFRCPSCRHEVVLDRHGVYGLQRNLLVENIIDIYKQESASGPSRRPLHAKAEQHLMCEEHEDERINIYCLRCEAPTCSLCKVFGAHKDCEVAPLPAVYQRQKSELSDGIAMLVAGNDRIQAIITQMEEICRTIEENGRRQKQHLGLRFDSLYSILEERKKELLQSIAREQEEKVQRVRGLIRQYGDHLEASSKLVETAIQAMEEPQMAVYLQHSKELLKKITDMSKVSMSSRPEPGYENMDHFSINVDYVAEMLRTIEFQTEPLGEEEGDGPMEGSEAAADEDRLDSLEAPEAAEDVGPRQKPASSPHGQH, encoded by the exons ATGAACTTCGCGGTGGGGCTGAAGCCGCTGCTGGCGGAGGCGCGGAGCATGGAGAGCCTGGAGAAGCAGCTCATCTGCCCCATCTGCCTGGAGATGTTCACCAAGCCCGTGGTcatcctgccctgccagcacaaCCTGTGCCGCAAGTGCGCCAACGACGTCTTCCAG GCCTCCAACCCGCTGTGGCAGTCGCGGGGCTCCAGCGCGGTGCCGTCGGGCGGCCGGTTCCGGTGCCCGTCGTGCCGCCACGAGGTGGTGCTGGACCGGCACGGGGTGTACGGGCTGCAGCGGAACctgctggtggagaacatcatcgACATCTACAAGCAGGAGTCGGCCAG CGGCCCCTCCCGCAGGCCCCTGCACGCCAAGGCGGAGCAGCACCTGATGTGCGAGGAGCACGAGGACGAGCGGATCAACATCTACTGCCTGCGCTGCGAGGCGCCCACCTGCTCCCTCTGCAAGGTCTTCGGGGCGCACAAGGACTGCGAGGTTGCGCCGCTGCCCGCGGTCTACCAGCGCCAGAAG AGCGAGCTCAGCGATGGCATTGCCATGCTGGTGGCGGGGAACGACCGCATCCAGGCCATCATCACCCAGATGGAGGAGATCTGCCGGACCATTGAg GAGAACGGTCGGCGGCAGAAACAGCACCTGGGGCTGCGCTTCGACTCGCTGTACAGCAtcctggaggagaggaagaaggagctgctgcagagcatcgcgcgggagcaggaggagaaagtgCAGCGTGTGCGGGGCCTCATCCGCCAGTACGGCGACCACCTGGAGGCTTCCTCCAAGCTGGTGGAGACAGCCATCCAGGCCATGGAGGAGCCCCAGATGGCAGTGTATCTGCAG CACTCCAAGGAGCTCCTGAAGAA GATCACAGACATGTCCAAGGTGTCGATGAGCAGCCGCCCAGAGCCTGGCTACGAGAACATGGACCACTTCTCCATCAATGTGGACTATGTGGCAGAGATGCTGAGGACCATCGAGTTCCAGACAG AGCCactgggagaggaggagggggacGGCCCCATGGAGGGCAGCGAGGCTGCGGCGGATGAGGACCGGCTGGACAGCCTGGAGGCACCCGAGGCTGCTGAGG ATGTGGGGCCGAGGCAGAAGCCAGCAAGCTCTCCACATG GTCAGCACTGA
- the DNAJC5G gene encoding dnaJ homolog subfamily C member 5G, translating to MAEPGRAQRKLSRVGESLYRVLGLEKGSSPEDIKKAYRRLALRYHPDKNPDDPAAAERFKEINSAHATLSDQDKRRLYDQYGSLGLYVAEQFGDDAVRHYFLMSKWWFQALALCCGALTCCCCCCCCFFCCGTCCPPKEDDSYKYVDPKDLEAQMGAEDSDPQVPVVAQPPPAGAQPLPSVSTKTEA from the exons ATGGCGGAGCCGGGGCGGGCTCAGCGGAAGCTGTCGCGGGTCGGGGAGAGCCTGTAccgggtgctggggctggagaagggCAGCTCCCCCGAGGACATCAAGAAGGCCTACCG GAGGCTGGCGCTGCGCTACCACCCCGACAAGAACCCCGACGACCCCGCGGCCGCCGAGCGCTTCAAGGAGATCAACAGCGCCCACGCCACGCTCAGCGACCAGGACAAGCGGCGGCTCTACGACCAGTACGGCTCCCTGGGGCTCTACGTGGCCGAGCAGTTCGGGGACGATGCGGTGCGCCACTACTTCCTCATGTCCAAGTGGTGGTTCCAG GCCCTGGCCCTCTGCTGCGGCGCgctcacctgctgctgctgctgctgctgctgcttcttctgctgCGGGACCTGCTGCCCGCCCAAGGAGGACGACTCCTACAAGTACGTCGACCCCAAGGACCTGGAGGCGCAGATGGGCGCGGAGGACAGCG ATCCACAGGTCCCGGTTGTGGCgcagcccccacctgctggtgcgCAGCCCCTGCCGTCTGTCAGCACCAAGACCGAGGCGTGA